One stretch of Thermoproteota archaeon DNA includes these proteins:
- a CDS encoding class I SAM-dependent methyltransferase has product MKKYVYEDQNELNWLHYIRDIELSTILSFFPKQKIKILELGGGEGYLAKRINEIGHDITSIDLNPRFPQDFPVQKANAENLDFSEESFDVVFSSHVVAHIADPEKVFDELKRVLKKDGIIIHIVPSPWWSLITNFWHYCFIPKYLFRSIKKRISKVQSENRDTKHQVDEKKKTIKDLFANPIGVNPSFVHELIYFRKNSWKIFFDKHGFEIIAVKKCPQLSSGYGVFKNKLLNQRKFIAQKFFSSSYCFVLKKATAL; this is encoded by the coding sequence ATGAAAAAATATGTTTATGAAGATCAAAATGAGCTAAATTGGCTTCATTATATTCGGGATATTGAACTTAGTACGATTTTGAGTTTTTTTCCTAAACAAAAAATTAAGATATTGGAATTAGGCGGAGGAGAGGGGTATTTAGCAAAACGAATCAATGAGATTGGACATGATATAACTTCCATAGACCTTAATCCACGGTTTCCTCAAGATTTTCCAGTGCAAAAAGCCAACGCTGAGAATCTAGATTTTTCAGAGGAGTCGTTTGATGTAGTTTTTTCCTCTCATGTGGTAGCTCACATAGCAGATCCAGAAAAAGTGTTTGATGAACTTAAACGGGTTTTAAAAAAGGATGGGATAATAATACATATTGTTCCATCACCTTGGTGGTCATTAATAACAAATTTTTGGCATTATTGTTTTATTCCAAAATATCTATTCAGATCTATTAAAAAAAGAATTTCCAAAGTACAAAGTGAAAATAGGGATACCAAACACCAAGTAGATGAAAAGAAAAAAACCATCAAAGATTTATTTGCAAATCCAATAGGAGTAAATCCAAGTTTTGTTCACGAATTAATTTATTTTAGAAAAAATTCATGGAAAATATTTTTTGATAAACATGGTTTTGAGATAATTGCTGTAAAAAAGTGTCCTCAATTATCATCAGGATACGGTGTGTTTAAGAATAAATTACTAAATCAACGAAAATTTATTGCTCAGAAATTTTTTTCTAGTTCATATTGTTTTGTTTTGAAAAAAGCTACTGCCTTATAG